The Rickettsiales bacterium genome segment GAATCATGCTTTTCACAAGCGTCTTGCTGGCGTCGGTTTTTTGGGGGGTATTGCCCGCAAAAGCAGAAGAAGACCCGATTGTTACGGGATATAGTATTGAAAATATCGTTGTGGATGCTGACGGCAAGGATGAAAAAGATGCGCGCATAAAGGCGCTGACGGGTGGGGAGGTCACAGCTTTCAAGCAGTTTGTTCTGCGTGTGGATGCGGCGAAGGCCCCTTCTCTTATCTCCAATACTTCTGCTTCTCAGATCAACCAGATGATTAGCGGATTCGAGGTCATGGAAGAGAAGGTGACACCGAATCATTACCATGGGCTGCTGCGGTATAATTTTATTCCGCAGTCGATTCAGACATTGATGCCGGATTTGCCCAACCTGATGCAAACCGAATTTACTTCCGGGAGGCGTCCGAGTAAAGCTGTGCTCGTGCTACCGGTCTATAATGAAGGGCGCAATGTATTGAAGCTCTGGCAGGACGATAATAAGTGGCGCACTATCTGGCTGGAGGCTGCGCTTGAATCCGGTGGCGGCATGGTGGTGGTGCCTATCGGAGATCTGAACGATCGCGTGGATGTGGATGATACGAATGTTGAGAGCGCGACTACGGAATCACTGCGGCGTATGTATAAGCGTTACGGTGTTGAATATATCGACGTGCTTGACGCCTATTTCGATAAGAAGGCCGATCCCAAGCCAACGCTGGAAGTAACCGTCAAGAAGCTGCTGCCGGAGAAGGATGATATCACACATTTCGACTATATCATTCATAGTTCGGACACACTGGATACTCTCATGGCAAGAGCTGCCAACGACATTGCCCAACGTATATATAAGCAGCAGACGATTGATCCCAATAAGATTGAGTATGAGCGTATCAAGGAGATTAAAGCGCGTGTTAATACGAGTGAAATTTCGGAGTGGGATGAGCTCAGAAAACGTCTGCTTAAGCATGGCAACATCGTAAGCATCACGATGACGACCATCTCATTCTTTGAAACCAATATGGTTATCTCTTACCGTGGCACGCCGGATATGCTTGGCAAGACTCTTGCCGCTGCTGGCTTACGTGTATTTCAGGACGGTGACGGGCTTGTTCTGCAGTTGAAATAGCTGGAAAAAATCGGGGCTATCTGGGGGTATCGTGCACAGGTTTTCGAATGAAACCGCAGAAAACTTCACCATTTATGACAGTGATTGTAATAAACCCGCAGGAAATGAATAAAATTATTGTTTTTCAGTAAGTTATTTTGTGCCTACTTTTTAAGCAGGGCGTCTCAAAGCTAGTACTGGCTTAAAGAAAACAAATGGGGCATTAAAGTTATCCGCAAAGTTATCCACAGGTTTCGTGGATGAAAATTTATGCCCCATTTATACAATGCTTACGCCGTTGTTTCGAGCTCTTCTTCTTCGTATTCTTCCTGGTCGTCGACGCCCAGTTTTGCCAGTTTGGTGATCTCTTCAGCGAGCGCTTTCACTTCAAGTGCCGCAGGTGTGGACGGTCCGACTTCGGTAGCGCTGCGACCTTCCATGATGGATGCGGCAAACAGAACGCGATTGCCCAAATGGCTCTTAGCGAGATTGGGCAATTCTGCTGCGATGGTCTGTGCAAGTTTGGACGATGCTGAGATACGATTCAGCACAACGCGCACAGGAACATTTTCCGACTTTGCAATTTCAAGCGTTGCTTTGGTAGCCCATAAATCGGTCGGGCTCGGCTGCACAGGCACGATGATAAAATCGGCATTACGTATTGCCGTGCGTGCTTCCGTCTCGGTGTGCGGAGGGCTGTCGATCAGGATGATATCATGATTGCGTTTCAGGCGTGCGATTTCGCTGCCGACTCTCCAGCCGGAAACCGTGCTGAAGGTGAGACCCGTATAACCTTCACCAAAACATTTCTCGCGTATCTTATGCCACTGAGTAAGACTCCCTTGCGGATCGATATCGATCACGGCAACTCTAAACCCGCGCTGCTTCCATGCGACTGCCAGATGTATTGCTACGGTTGTTTTTCCTGCTCCGCCTTTTTGCTGCGCTATGGTAATTACTTTCGATTCCATATATACTCCTGTGCCAGATGCGAGTTTAACTATATATCGTAATAAACGTATTATTATACTACCAGATATTGTCAATGAACATACAACCTGTCAATAGCACTGTCATAAAAAAAGCTGCTGAATATTTACGTTTTGGAAGGCTAGTTGCATTTCCGACAGAGACGGTTTACGGACTTGGAGCGGATGCTACTAATGACAGGGCGGTCGCCGAGATCTTCTCCGCCAAGGGAAGACCGCAGTTCAATCCGCTGATCGTACATGTGTGTCATGTTTCCATGGCGAAGCGTTTTGCCGTATGGAATGATCTGGCAGAAAAAATTTCGGCAGCGTTCTGGCCGGGACCGCTTACTTTTATTCTGCCGCGTACAGCGGACTGTTCTATCTCATTATTAGCGAGTGCTGGCGGTGATACAATTGGCGTGCGCATGCCAGCGCATTCGGTCGCGCATGCGCTGCTTGCTGAAGCCGGTGTGCCCGTGGCTGCTCCGAGCGCCAACCGTTCGGGACGCATTAGCCCGACAGCTGCGTCACATGTCTATGAAGAGCTGGGCGAACTTCCGGCAATGATTCTTGATGGTGGAGAATGCAGTGTGGGGATTGAGTCTACTGTTATCGATCTCAGCGGCAGTGGAGTGACATTACTCAGGCCGGGATTTGTCACGCGCGATCAGTTACAGGAAGTGACCGGTATGGATGTTGCGGTTCCGGGGGAAACGCAAGGTATATTGAAATCGCCGGGTATGCTTGCGAGCCATTATGCGCCATCGCTTCCAGTGAGGCTTAATGTGACTGATCCTAGAGCCGATGAGGCATTGCTTGCGTTTGGAAGTAATGTGCCGCCGGGTGCCAAATATGTTTTTAATTTAAGTGCTGATGGAAACCTGGTGGAAGCTGCCGCGCATTTATTTGCTGGATTGCGCGAACTCGATCATCCCGAGCTTTATTCTGCCATCGCGGTGATGCCATTACCTGATCTGGGAATAGGCGTTGCCATCAACGACCGTCTTGCAAGGGCCGCAGCTGCACGATAGCTATCCTTGTTGCGTTGCCCCACCGGATGTTGTTTAATACAACCTGCGGTATTCGATGAGGAACGCTTTGCGCAGCAAGTATTACATAAACGGTTTCACTCTGATCGAGCTTTCGATCGTGCTGGTCATTATTGGGTTGATTGTAGGCGGCGTGCTGGCCGGGCGTGATCTCATTCTGGGGGCGAAGCGGCGGGCTATCATCTCTGATATCGAGCAATATAAAACGGCCGTTTATACGTTTCGCGGCAAATACGATGCTATTCCCGGCGATATGGCCAATGCCACAACCTACTGGGGCGCACTTGGCGGCGGTGAGGGTAGTGCAGGAAGTCCGCTGACCTATAATGGAAACGGTAACGGCCTTGTATGCGACAAGCCTGCCAGCTACTCCGATATTCCCTGCGACGATGAACCCATGCTGTTCTGGAAGCATCTTTCCAATGCGGGGCTTATCAATGGCGGATTTACAGGAACGCTTACCAATCTGGGATGGGGCGGATTGGAAATTATCGGTCAGAATATTCCGCAGTCCCGGGCGGGCGAAAATACAGCCTATATGGTATTTTACCTGTGTCTGGATAATGCAGGCACCGGCCTCAGTTATTTCAAGAACAGCTTCTGCGGTCATGTCTTTACGTTTGGCGGACAGGGAAACGCCACGCATAACTGGACGAATCTTCCTATGTTTCCTGCTCTTTCCGGGATTGATGCTTATGATATCGATCGAAAGCTTGATGACGGGAAACCGGGAACGGGCAGTGTCATGTCTGAGCCTATCGGGTCCGACTTCATTCCCAATTGCACTACGAATACAGATTACACCATTGCCGCTTATGATATGTCATCACCTGCTATTACATGCAGTTTGATGTTCGCAGGAAAATTTTAGGGACGCGATTTCAGAGCTTCAAGCAGTTCACGCTCAGCTCCTGTGCGCGGAACGATACGAGCCTCGGCCTTAAGAATATCTGCCAGACGGTCGGAAGCAGCAGGTCCGGAATGGGGCTTGATATTAAAACCATCATTTGCAGGCGGCTGCTGGGGAATGGTTTGTGGTCTGGCAGCCATTACAACGGGTGCAGGCTTGGCAGGTTGTGCATTCGCTGCGATCTGTGAAACGATTTTATCCAGATGCTGCGGGTTGCTGTGGTGGCTGAAGGTGTTTTTATCAGCGAGCTTTTTAGCTTCATTGGAAGCTGCCTTAGTCTGCTGCTCCAACTGCAGGATGATCTTGTTGCTTTTTTCGATGAGGAAAGCGAGATCATCCGCAAGGAAATTAGCCTTGTCGATCTTCACCTGCATCGAGTCGATCAATTTCTTGCTGACGATCTGGAGGTCGTTCACAGAAGAAACAGCGCGGTTCGTGGCAGCATCAAACTGTGCGATCATGCCTGCAAGCTCGCTACGGCCATCCTGAAGCGTCTTGATCCTGCGGCTCAGTTTTGAGCAGTAACTGATCGTGGCGATCAGCAGTGCTGCCAGCAATGTATCAAACAGAAGAGAGACTATCACAGCTTTTCCTTTATCTTTCTGCGTATAGGTTCATTAATGGACACGGCGATGTTATCGCCCATCTTTCCGACCTTGCCGGTCGTGACTGTAACGCCGCTGCATTTCACCATGACGTCGTCATCCGGTGAGCGCTCGAGCAGCAATGTGTTGCCAACCTGAAACTGGAGTACATCGCCAAGTGATATCTGTTTTTCATCCATCACCACTTCGATTTCAACCTCGGTCTGTCGCACTTCCTTGCTGAAGTGCTTTTCCCACATGACGTCCTGGCCGAATTTTTCGCCCATGAATATCTGCAGCAGCAGTTCCCGGATCGGTTCCAGCGTCGTATGCGGGAATAGCAATTCTATGCTTCCGCCGCGATC includes the following:
- the parA gene encoding ParA family partition ATPase, giving the protein MESKVITIAQQKGGAGKTTVAIHLAVAWKQRGFRVAVIDIDPQGSLTQWHKIREKCFGEGYTGLTFSTVSGWRVGSEIARLKRNHDIILIDSPPHTETEARTAIRNADFIIVPVQPSPTDLWATKATLEIAKSENVPVRVVLNRISASSKLAQTIAAELPNLAKSHLGNRVLFAASIMEGRSATEVGPSTPAALEVKALAEEITKLAKLGVDDQEEYEEEELETTA
- a CDS encoding DUF2066 domain-containing protein → MPAKAEEDPIVTGYSIENIVVDADGKDEKDARIKALTGGEVTAFKQFVLRVDAAKAPSLISNTSASQINQMISGFEVMEEKVTPNHYHGLLRYNFIPQSIQTLMPDLPNLMQTEFTSGRRPSKAVLVLPVYNEGRNVLKLWQDDNKWRTIWLEAALESGGGMVVVPIGDLNDRVDVDDTNVESATTESLRRMYKRYGVEYIDVLDAYFDKKADPKPTLEVTVKKLLPEKDDITHFDYIIHSSDTLDTLMARAANDIAQRIYKQQTIDPNKIEYERIKEIKARVNTSEISEWDELRKRLLKHGNIVSITMTTISFFETNMVISYRGTPDMLGKTLAAAGLRVFQDGDGLVLQLK
- a CDS encoding prepilin-type N-terminal cleavage/methylation domain-containing protein, which translates into the protein MRNALRSKYYINGFTLIELSIVLVIIGLIVGGVLAGRDLILGAKRRAIISDIEQYKTAVYTFRGKYDAIPGDMANATTYWGALGGGEGSAGSPLTYNGNGNGLVCDKPASYSDIPCDDEPMLFWKHLSNAGLINGGFTGTLTNLGWGGLEIIGQNIPQSRAGENTAYMVFYLCLDNAGTGLSYFKNSFCGHVFTFGGQGNATHNWTNLPMFPALSGIDAYDIDRKLDDGKPGTGSVMSEPIGSDFIPNCTTNTDYTIAAYDMSSPAITCSLMFAGKF
- a CDS encoding DUF6468 domain-containing protein, with the translated sequence MIVSLLFDTLLAALLIATISYCSKLSRRIKTLQDGRSELAGMIAQFDAATNRAVSSVNDLQIVSKKLIDSMQVKIDKANFLADDLAFLIEKSNKIILQLEQQTKAASNEAKKLADKNTFSHHSNPQHLDKIVSQIAANAQPAKPAPVVMAARPQTIPQQPPANDGFNIKPHSGPAASDRLADILKAEARIVPRTGAERELLEALKSRP
- a CDS encoding L-threonylcarbamoyladenylate synthase, which codes for MNIQPVNSTVIKKAAEYLRFGRLVAFPTETVYGLGADATNDRAVAEIFSAKGRPQFNPLIVHVCHVSMAKRFAVWNDLAEKISAAFWPGPLTFILPRTADCSISLLASAGGDTIGVRMPAHSVAHALLAEAGVPVAAPSANRSGRISPTAASHVYEELGELPAMILDGGECSVGIESTVIDLSGSGVTLLRPGFVTRDQLQEVTGMDVAVPGETQGILKSPGMLASHYAPSLPVRLNVTDPRADEALLAFGSNVPPGAKYVFNLSADGNLVEAAAHLFAGLRELDHPELYSAIAVMPLPDLGIGVAINDRLARAAAAR